In Phaseolus vulgaris cultivar G19833 chromosome 7, P. vulgaris v2.0, whole genome shotgun sequence, the genomic stretch GGGAGTTTCCAGCCACTCATTACCAATAATATCTAGTATTCTCTGTTTTTAAAACTCAACCTTGGTCGGTTTGTGTTACCCATCATTGCTGACTGTCAGGGGTTCTTAAGTAAATTTTCTAggcaagtttttttttttccttttctagtGATGCTGGTATGTTTCTGACACATGGGCTGTCCTTTATTTCTAGTTCTAAATTTTGTAGGATGCTTTTTAGGAAGAATGATATGGAAGTCATCccaacataaaaaataacttttatctAAGAAAAGCCCTGTCCATGTGTATCCCAACATGTGTTTGCATATGCTACCATGCTTATATCTTAAGAAAGTGCTTGATAATATGAGGACCTCAATCTATAAGTAATAGATTAAGGCTCTTATGAATTAATTTGAGGCTGTTTGGGTTGTTATTGGATTGATCCATTATCATTTATTAATCTAGGTGGGGGCACTGTGGGTGACGTCTTCTAGACGCTGATCCCTGTAAAAAATGATGACTTCTTCTCTTACTTAGCGCGTAGGTTGTGTGATTAAGAATGAGCGGAGGCAGAGGTAGCTTTATTTTCCAACTTTTGGGTCAAGACTCTCAGACCTATCTATGGCCCCTGCAGCAGTTAGACTGGCTTGGTACTGCTACTGTCACTCCACTGATTCAAAAGGGTTTCCTTCGGCCTGCCGCCGATTTAGAGTTTCTACTTATTGCATACGGTCTCGATGGTTCCCCTCTTTACCAATCAGTACATTCCCCTATCTCTAAAGAAAGGGCTGCTTTAGCTCCTCAATTCGAGAAAGGAAGACTCGTACCTGTTGCTGACTGGGAGTTTCCTATTGTTGCCTATTCTTATGCTTGGATTCTAGAATCTTGTACAGACTAGAAATTATGGTCACGTGGTGGTAAGAAAATCATTCCTAGGTCATGAGCTGAGTGTTACATTGCTACCTCTAACCTGTTCTAACCTAGTCTAATTCATGCTCAGAGCATGGGaggattgaaaataaatttgactggcgtagagaaaaataattttgtaggCTGGCTTTGGCTTAATAAGCAGCATGACTTTTACACCTCTAGGTGTAGTTCATAAATGTACTTATAATACGCATTTCCAACACTGATAAATGTACTTATTATACTGCCACTACAATATAATTATGGTTGTTACTACAACCGTtgtcatcattattattatgtaGGGATGCCCGTTCTAATGTATTGGAAGAGAGCCTTCAAAAACTTGGAGTGGAAAAACTCCACAAAGATGATGTTCAAAAGCTGCAATGGGAGATCTTGGAAGCAAAAATTGGAAACTGGATTCATTTCATGCGTATAGCAGTAAGATGATTGTAGGATTGATGCTATTTTTATTctcttcattatttttttaatttctttaaaaaatgtataCACAAACAGGTGAAATTGTTGTTTGCTGGTGAGAGGAAAGTTTGTGATGAGATATTTGAAGGCTTTGATTCACTCAGTGAACAGAGCTTTGCTGACGTGACCAAAATCAGTGTTTCTATGCTACTCAGTTTTGGAGAAGCAATTGCTAGAAGCAAGAGGTCCCCAGAAAAGTTATTTGTACTTCTGGACATGTATGAAATAATGCAAGAGCTTCATTCAGAGGTATGGCTTTTGGCATGCAAAATCATTAATCTTGTTACTACCTCTTTGGTGTATTGGTTTCATAAAACTTATGAGATCAACttgtaatgttttattttatattcattatTCAGTCATAATTCTCCTTTTATATCATAATAGCTAGTTGCTGTACATGTCAGTGACTATTCACTTGGATAACTTGTTTGTAGTTTACTTCCCATTGGGCTATGAGGCTAGTAAGGGcctcaaatttaattaatattattattttaagaatGTTCTATCATAAATTCCAGGTGTCTGGTGCTTATTGTTTTGTACTTTGAAACTTTCATGTCACGACAATCATGAAATTTGTTTTGATTACTGAACTCCTGTCCTTGCACTCTACCTTGTGCTTTAACATTTTTTTGGATGTCTTCACATCTCAGACTGTTTCTATCTTGCGATTGATAAACCTTTGGGGGCATCTTCTCTTTCCACGTGGATAAATTAGATAGCACGTAGATCTGAGCTGgctgatcctctttttgcttaGAATACCATGAAAGGGAACTTTGGTCTCTCACATACATGAAATTTTTACACAGAAATTCTTGAATAAAAGTTCTGAACTATAATATAGCTACTTTCACTGCTTTTAACATCAACCAGGAAAAACttagtaaatataaaaaaatctcaGACAGGTGCTCCAACCCATGTCTAGAGTCTAATTTATGTCAATTAAAGCATTTTAATTCTCTCCTTAGTGTGCATCCATGTTAGTGTCATGTGCCACAGTTTTTATTTTCAAGCTCTAACTGATAAGAGGTTAGATTAGTTGCCACCCTagatatgatataatattacaGTAGTGTTACAATCTTGTGACAAACTATTATACCTGACAATTTGCAGATTGAAACTCTTTTTAAAGGCGAAGCTTGCTCTGGAATAAGAGAGGCTGCAACTAGTTTGACCAAACGTCTTGCACAAACAGCCCAAGAGACCTTCGGAGATTTTGAAGAGGCAGTTGAGAAAGATGCTACGAAGACTGCAGTAACAGATGGAACTGTCCATCCTCTGACAAGCTATGTTATTAACTATGTGAAATTTTTATTCGAGTAAGTACGGCTATTTTGTTGTCTGATCCAGTTTGACTGGCATACCATGCCACCAAATTGTTTCTAGCATTTTTTGTTATGTTCACATTGAAAAAGATGTTAgtcatcattattttttaaaatttattttatatcagTGGTTTTTGGCTCGTGGAGTTTTTAGTTCATTTCATcacaatatttgtattttttagttactgaaatttatttaatattaattttttaacttcaattatgaaatatttagaattagcttatgttattttcataaaattgaatattaaaatttcaagtttttaaaatatcatcttttttttttttttgcatatagTAGAATCCAAACAAAGACTTtataatttaagaaatttaaagTGATATAAccaaacaaaacatttaaaatgaaagaaatttaaataaagactattaaaaaaaattaagcatttcaaattttctaaaattttaaaactctCCATCCTAAAACTACCTCAGGAAACTTTGCAATCTCATACTtctattttaagtttttatatttaagagaaattatttcttaaaatttagTTTTCCTGTCGTATTTAAGAAGGGTGATGCTTATACTTGTCCTCTTCTCTGTGTGGGATTTTGTGTACATTTACTCCGGATCTTCATCATAGATCTGATCTTCACATATTTGATCTGATCAGAATTCTTTAACGTTGCAGCTACCAATCCACCTTGAAGCAACTTTTTCAGGAAATTGAAGGTGGTGATGATTCTTCACAGCTAGCATCTGTGACAGTGCGAATAATGCAAGCTTTGCAAACTAATTTAGATGGGAAATCAAAGCAGTATAAAGACCTTGGATTGACACATCTTTTTCTCATGAACAATATTCATTATATTGTCAGATCGGTTCGAAGGCATGTCTTCAACATGATCAGATTATTAATTTCATTGAAtcatatttttatcatattctGATGGTTCAAAGTTACTTTTTCTCCTAATCCTCTTGTATTTTAGATCTGAAGCCAAAGATTTACTGGGGGACGATTGGGTACAACGACACAGGAGGATTGTGCAGCAGCATGCTAATCAATACAAAAGAAATGCCTGGGCAAAGGTGTTTTCTAGTGACCTTACTGACTGTTAAATGTATTGTGGCTTTCTCAGTGCGTGTTTGGTTAAGTGttgataaaattgattttgaagtgacttgattcattttttaatgttttttattacaAAGGCAAATTTATAATGAAATTCAGTGTAATGGTCGTCTATGCCAATTATACTGTGAGAACCATGGTATTTCTTCTTCTTACATATTGTTGTACAgttttgttttcatatttatGCAATCATTTGGCTAAATCCTCGTATGTCATCCTTATTGATTTGTGATTATTTCTGTGGGCACTGCGTCctaaattttgtttcttttcattGGCAGATTCTTCAGTGCCTGTCTATTCAGGGCCTTACCTCTTCAGGTGGTGGGAGTGGTACTGTTGGTGGTGATAGTATAACTGGAAGCAGTAGTGGTGCTTCAAGAGCAATTGTTAAAGACCGGTAGCTTTTCAGCTGCTTATTGTGGACTTTTTTTAGGGAGAGTAATTTCTTTACTTCTTTTGACATGTCTATGTGTACTGTGTGGTCAGGTTTAAGGCATTCAATGTTATGTTTGAGGAACTCCATCAGAAACAATCTCAATGGACAGTTCCTGACACCGAGTTGCGAGAGTCTCTCAGGCTTGCAGTTGCTGAAGTCTTGTTGCCTGCCTATAGATCCTTTGTCAAACGATTTGGGTTTGTTCTCGTTTGGATTCACTTCAAACATTATTATGCCATTTCTATTTATG encodes the following:
- the LOC137828542 gene encoding exocyst complex component EXO70A1-like, whose product is MGIAVAGVDVLSEKAAMMRESLQKSQTITDNVVTILGSFDHRLSALETAMRPTQIRTHSIRKAHENIDRTLKAAEVILAHFDQYRQAEAKILKGPHEDLENYLEAIDNLRSNIQFFGSKKGFKSSDGIVVHANNLLAKAISKLEDEFRQLLLSYSKPVEPERLFDCLPNSMRPSSGSPHHEGDPSGKIPSNHHPESHNNNADAVVYTPPALIPPRSLPLLHDLAQQMVEAGHQQQLLKIYRDARSNVLEESLQKLGVEKLHKDDVQKLQWEILEAKIGNWIHFMRIAVKLLFAGERKVCDEIFEGFDSLSEQSFADVTKISVSMLLSFGEAIARSKRSPEKLFVLLDMYEIMQELHSEIETLFKGEACSGIREAATSLTKRLAQTAQETFGDFEEAVEKDATKTAVTDGTVHPLTSYVINYVKFLFDYQSTLKQLFQEIEGGDDSSQLASVTVRIMQALQTNLDGKSKQYKDLGLTHLFLMNNIHYIVRSVRRSEAKDLLGDDWVQRHRRIVQQHANQYKRNAWAKILQCLSIQGLTSSGGGSGTVGGDSITGSSSGASRAIVKDRFKAFNVMFEELHQKQSQWTVPDTELRESLRLAVAEVLLPAYRSFVKRFGPLVESGKNPQKYIKYTAEDLDRMLGEFFEGKNMNETKR